Proteins found in one Allorhizobium pseudoryzae genomic segment:
- a CDS encoding DUF1476 domain-containing protein, protein MSTIKDREKGFETKFALDEEQRFRAIVRRNRLLGAWAAGLMGHTDADAYAQSVVEADFEEVGDEDVLRKLSGDLKAAGVSISQEEIRSKMLELMAQAATQVHQG, encoded by the coding sequence ATGAGCACTATCAAAGATCGCGAAAAGGGTTTCGAGACGAAATTTGCGCTGGATGAAGAACAGCGGTTTCGGGCTATCGTCCGGCGAAACAGGCTGCTTGGCGCCTGGGCCGCCGGTCTGATGGGTCACACCGATGCCGACGCCTATGCGCAGAGCGTCGTCGAGGCCGACTTCGAGGAGGTTGGCGACGAGGACGTGCTGCGCAAACTGAGCGGCGATCTGAAAGCCGCCGGCGTGTCGATCTCGCAGGAGGAGATCCGGTCGAAGATGCTGGAGTTGATGGCGCAGGCGGCAACGCAAGTGCATCAGGGCTGA
- a CDS encoding ATPase inhibitor subunit zeta, giving the protein MVTLRDRANALETQFAYEQSFLFCAQSRRNRLLGLWVADQLGETDPQSFADALCDWSIAHFSDEELITKVSQEFDRAERPLDLDGLTNRMHTLLGDVMRDMRLA; this is encoded by the coding sequence ATGGTTACGTTGCGTGATCGTGCCAATGCTTTGGAAACTCAATTTGCGTACGAACAGAGCTTTCTTTTCTGTGCCCAGTCGCGGCGCAACCGATTGCTCGGACTTTGGGTGGCAGATCAGCTCGGCGAGACCGATCCTCAGTCGTTTGCCGACGCACTCTGCGACTGGTCCATCGCCCATTTTTCAGATGAAGAACTGATCACCAAAGTATCCCAGGAATTCGACCGCGCTGAGCGCCCGCTCGACCTCGACGGTCTGACCAACCGCATGCACACGCTGCTGGGCGATGTCATGCGTGACATGCGGCTCGCCTGA
- the purQ gene encoding phosphoribosylformylglycinamidine synthase subunit PurQ has translation MKSAVLQLPGLNRDRDMIAALTRISGQAPVTVWQTETEIPDVDLIVIPGGFSYGDYLRCGAIAARMPVMQAVREKAEKGVKVLGVCNGFQILVEAGMLPGALMRNSSLKFVCKEVKLEVVNADTDFTRAYAEGQIIRCPVAHHDGNYFVEDETLKAMQDKGQVVFRYADGTNPNGSMLDIAGVVNERGNVLGMMPHPENLIEAAHGGTDGRGIFASALDVIAA, from the coding sequence ATGAAGTCCGCCGTCCTCCAGCTGCCCGGCCTCAACCGTGACCGGGACATGATCGCCGCCCTCACCCGCATTTCCGGACAGGCTCCGGTCACCGTCTGGCAGACCGAGACGGAAATCCCGGATGTCGACCTGATCGTCATCCCCGGCGGTTTTTCCTATGGCGATTACCTGCGCTGCGGCGCGATTGCCGCTCGCATGCCGGTCATGCAGGCGGTGCGGGAAAAGGCCGAAAAGGGCGTCAAGGTTCTCGGCGTCTGCAACGGCTTCCAGATTCTTGTCGAAGCCGGCATGCTGCCGGGTGCGCTGATGCGCAATTCCTCGCTGAAGTTCGTCTGCAAGGAAGTGAAGCTCGAGGTCGTCAATGCCGACACCGATTTCACCCGCGCCTATGCCGAAGGCCAGATCATCCGCTGCCCGGTTGCTCATCACGATGGCAACTACTTCGTTGAAGACGAAACGCTGAAGGCGATGCAGGACAAGGGCCAGGTGGTGTTCCGCTATGCCGATGGCACCAATCCGAACGGCTCGATGCTGGATATCGCCGGCGTGGTCAACGAGCGCGGCAACGTTCTTGGCATGATGCCGCATCCGGAAAACCTGATCGAGGCGGCCCATGGCGGCACCGATGGCCGTGGCATCTTCGCCTCCGCCCTCGACGTCATCGCCGCCTGA
- a CDS encoding acyloxyacyl hydrolase: MSNTSMLTRLALSLAVSASALAGSTNASFAQDKIFDEARFGVLGAIDNTYLNDEKGVFISGMLFFDPFDSKSATGWERLARPRVHVGGDVSTAGEANQIYAGFSWTAHLNERFFLEAGFGGALTDAKKHNDGTRGPFVGCATLFHEYLAAGVNLDKNWSIVAQVEHSSHASLCGDDNSGLTRAGVMVGYKF; encoded by the coding sequence ATGTCGAATACATCAATGCTGACGCGGCTTGCCCTGTCCCTGGCGGTGTCAGCCAGCGCCCTTGCCGGCTCCACCAACGCCTCCTTCGCCCAAGATAAGATTTTCGACGAAGCCCGCTTTGGCGTTCTGGGTGCGATCGACAACACGTATTTGAACGACGAGAAGGGCGTCTTCATTTCCGGCATGCTGTTCTTCGATCCGTTCGATTCCAAGTCGGCAACCGGCTGGGAACGCCTGGCGCGGCCCCGTGTCCATGTCGGCGGTGACGTCTCGACGGCGGGCGAAGCCAACCAGATCTATGCCGGCTTCTCCTGGACGGCGCATCTCAACGAGCGTTTCTTCCTCGAAGCCGGCTTCGGCGGCGCGCTGACCGACGCGAAGAAGCACAATGACGGCACCCGCGGCCCCTTCGTCGGCTGCGCAACGCTGTTCCACGAATATCTGGCCGCAGGCGTCAATCTCGACAAGAACTGGAGCATCGTTGCCCAGGTCGAACATTCATCACATGCCAGCCTGTGCGGCGACGACAACAGCGGGCTGACCCGCGCCGGCGTCATGGTCGGCTACAAGTTCTGA
- the purS gene encoding phosphoribosylformylglycinamidine synthase subunit PurS, with amino-acid sequence MIKARVTVTLKNGVLDPQGKAIEGALGSLGFEGVHQVRQGKVFDLEVETADRAKAEEELKAMCEKLLANTVIENYSIALI; translated from the coding sequence GTGATCAAGGCACGCGTCACCGTCACGTTGAAGAACGGCGTTCTGGACCCGCAGGGCAAGGCCATCGAAGGCGCCCTAGGCAGCCTCGGTTTCGAAGGCGTCCACCAGGTACGCCAGGGCAAGGTCTTCGATCTCGAAGTCGAGACCGCCGATCGCGCCAAGGCGGAAGAAGAGCTCAAGGCCATGTGCGAAAAGCTGCTGGCCAACACCGTGATCGAGAACTATTCTATCGCTCTCATCTGA
- the purC gene encoding phosphoribosylaminoimidazolesuccinocarboxamide synthase, protein MNRRRRIYEGKAKILYEGPEPGTLIQFFKDDATAFNKKKHDIIDGKGVLNNRISEYIFTHLNKIGIPTHFIRRLNMREQLIREVEMIPLEVVVRNVAAGSLSDRLGIEEGTVLPRSIIEFYYKSDALGDPMVSEEHITAFGWANPAELDDIMALAIRVNDFLSGLFLGVGIQLVDFKIECGRLFEGDMMRIILADEISPDSCRLWDIETKEKMDKDRFRRDLGGLLEAYSEVARRLGIINENEPIRGTGPVLVQ, encoded by the coding sequence ATGAACCGTCGCCGCCGTATCTACGAAGGCAAGGCCAAGATCCTGTACGAGGGTCCGGAGCCGGGTACGCTGATCCAGTTCTTCAAGGACGATGCCACCGCCTTCAACAAGAAGAAGCACGACATCATTGATGGCAAGGGCGTCCTCAACAATCGGATCTCCGAATACATCTTCACGCATCTGAACAAGATCGGCATTCCGACCCATTTCATCCGCCGGCTCAACATGCGCGAGCAGCTGATCCGCGAAGTGGAAATGATTCCGCTGGAAGTGGTCGTGCGCAACGTCGCCGCCGGTTCGCTCTCCGATCGTCTCGGCATCGAGGAAGGCACCGTTCTGCCGCGTTCGATCATCGAGTTCTATTACAAGTCCGACGCACTTGGTGACCCGATGGTCTCCGAAGAGCACATCACGGCTTTCGGCTGGGCCAATCCGGCGGAACTCGACGACATCATGGCGCTCGCCATCCGCGTCAACGACTTCCTGTCCGGCCTTTTCCTCGGCGTCGGCATCCAGCTCGTCGATTTCAAGATCGAGTGCGGCCGCCTGTTCGAAGGTGACATGATGCGCATCATCCTCGCCGACGAGATCTCGCCCGACAGCTGCCGCCTGTGGGACATCGAAACGAAGGAAAAGATGGACAAGGATCGCTTCCGTCGTGACCTCGGCGGTCTTCTGGAAGCCTATTCGGAGGTGGCTCGCCGCCTCGGCATCATCAACGAAAACGAACCGATCCGTGGCACCGGCCCGGTTCTGGTCCAGTAA